From the Gramella sp. Hel_I_59 genome, one window contains:
- a CDS encoding serine hydrolase domain-containing protein, translating to MKNILLSIFPLLILFSCNLITKEPETIDGKIIKALKENNVPSLSIGVIKKGKIDLLKGFGNISRADSTKVNEYSIFQIASQSKMFTGIIVRNLLKEGKLNLNEPITTYLPDGIQGKNKTRLKKIKLKNLLNHTAGLSRDGFSIYRDRVEGEAWRNGYPRTKLIDDINNIELETEPGKTFQYSNSGYAVVGLICENVSGLKFEELLKKYVTKKYDLKNTVINLDTQQQKMFVTPYKKTERVIETQASLMGMATPASAIYSNANDLTKILYEQINAYRENEIQNPLFLTNQTSKMDEGLHYGFGLIEETKGDNIKYGHGGDADGFACEYFFNPKKNIGVVLLTSSGGSWVGELANEIMEDLK from the coding sequence ATGAAAAATATTTTACTAAGCATCTTCCCATTATTAATTCTTTTCAGTTGCAACTTAATTACCAAAGAGCCAGAGACCATTGATGGAAAAATCATTAAAGCATTAAAAGAGAATAACGTTCCAAGTTTATCAATTGGTGTAATCAAAAAGGGAAAAATAGATTTATTGAAAGGCTTCGGTAATATTTCAAGAGCTGATAGTACTAAAGTAAATGAGTATTCGATATTTCAAATTGCATCTCAAAGCAAAATGTTTACAGGCATTATAGTTAGAAACTTATTAAAGGAAGGAAAGCTAAACCTAAATGAACCTATTACTACATACTTACCGGATGGAATACAGGGAAAAAATAAAACGCGTTTGAAAAAGATTAAATTAAAAAATCTTTTAAACCATACTGCTGGTTTATCAAGAGATGGCTTTTCTATCTACAGAGATAGAGTTGAAGGAGAGGCGTGGAGAAATGGTTATCCCAGAACGAAGTTAATAGATGACATTAACAACATTGAACTCGAAACTGAACCCGGAAAAACATTTCAATATTCAAATTCTGGATATGCAGTAGTCGGTCTTATTTGTGAGAACGTAAGCGGTCTTAAATTCGAGGAACTTTTAAAAAAATATGTAACCAAAAAATATGATCTAAAAAATACCGTAATAAATTTGGACACTCAACAACAAAAAATGTTTGTTACACCTTATAAAAAAACTGAGAGAGTTATAGAAACTCAAGCATCCCTGATGGGAATGGCTACACCTGCAAGCGCCATTTATTCTAATGCAAATGACCTAACCAAAATACTATATGAACAAATAAACGCATATCGAGAAAATGAAATACAAAACCCTCTCTTTTTGACAAATCAAACATCAAAAATGGATGAAGGCTTACACTATGGTTTTGGTCTTATCGAAGAAACAAAAGGCGATAATATTAAATATGGACACGGAGGCGATGCTGACGGATTTGCTTGTGAATATTTCTTTAACCCAAAAAAGAATATTGGTGTAGTATTACTAACCTCAAGTGGAGGAAGCTGGGTGGGAGAATTAGCCAATGAAATTATGGAGGATTTAAAGTAG
- a CDS encoding type II toxin-antitoxin system RelE/ParE family toxin, whose translation MSKYRLSNVAKEDLIRIHQFGVKRFGLTQADKYFNRFFEYFDLIAEQPFTFESVDFIKPGYRRCVCGSDSIYYRIEDNLVEIMTIIGRQDLSNI comes from the coding sequence ATGAGTAAATACAGATTAAGTAATGTTGCTAAAGAAGATTTGATTAGAATACATCAATTTGGAGTAAAAAGATTTGGACTAACTCAAGCCGACAAATACTTTAATAGATTTTTTGAATATTTTGATTTGATTGCTGAGCAGCCTTTTACTTTCGAATCTGTTGATTTTATAAAACCTGGATATAGAAGATGCGTGTGTGGATCAGACTCAATTTATTATAGAATAGAAGATAATCTCGTTGAGATAATGACCATAATAGGCAGACAAGATCTTAGTAATATTTAA
- a CDS encoding type II toxin-antitoxin system ParD family antitoxin, which translates to MSRQSISFTKPNDEWLKSQVDNQEYSSKSELVNDLIRQARNQQIQIDYIKNKIEKAEKSGFTRDSKEQILAQAKSMLNE; encoded by the coding sequence ATGTCAAGACAAAGTATTTCATTCACAAAGCCAAACGATGAATGGTTAAAATCACAAGTTGATAATCAAGAATATTCTAGCAAAAGCGAATTGGTAAATGACCTAATAAGACAAGCCCGTAATCAACAAATTCAAATTGATTATATCAAAAATAAGATTGAAAAAGCTGAGAAAAGTGGATTTACAAGAGATAGTAAAGAACAGATTTTAGCACAAGCGAAATCTATGCTTAATGAGTAA